TATGGTGGCAGAGGAGAGACTATTACAGCATCTTTGTCCATATGCccaaaaatggaaaaattgcaATAAGCAATCGAAACAGCAGAGGTGTgtcactttttctttctctcctaCTCAACCTACCACCATCTGTAGGAATCGTTGGTGATCCATCCATGGCAAAGGAAGACTTTTTCACGGGTCTTGACCTCTCCAAGTGATCCCATCCACCAAAGCTCTGTGCTGCTTCTTGGTTGCCCTTATCAACTGAACCATTATCTTCAACTACCCATGATTGGTACCCAGTTTTGGTTCTCTGGTTTTCTGCAGGTTCTTCCTCAAGGATTGTGCCTTTAGCACGGCGAGGTTTCCTCCTCGTCCTGTTCTTGCGTTTTGGTTTGCTCTCTGACTGTCTCCATAATTTATCAAATGCTAGTGCAAGTGCTGACTGACCAAGAGGAAGAGCTAATGCCATGAGGAAAGCTTTAGGGCCACTAGATAGCAACCATGATGCAAGGATGACCGGTAGAGTCCAACCATAGGATTTGAAAATCtgcatttaaagaaaaattgaatgcaTTGTAACACCTCATGcacacaaaaatatttcaatccATATGTAGACACAAGGTGTTGTAAGCTAacgtaataaaaataacaacagcaacaacaaaaGTCTGGTAAACCATTAGGTGTTGAAAAAGGTGCAACACAGATTTCTGGAAAGTTACCAATTATGGCACTTCTCTCTCAGTATAAATTTTACCAAAAGAAATTCTTAGTGCTTAATTAGTTAAGGCTTTTGGGAagtattatacttttaattgacAAAGTAATgatagataatatatttatagacaGAACAAATTACAAATAGACAAGTGATATGTAACTAGCAATTACTTTTGAAAGCTTTTCAATCTTTTAATGCAAGGATAATTAGAAAGTGTTGtggatatataattttatggtGATAGTGTTAGGATAGAGATATAAATAGAAGGATACTGGGTAAAGGGGAGACATTCAGATTAGTAAGGATTTGTAGGAATAGAGCAGTAGCTCTTTTTAGAAAAGGGGAAACCCTTGGAGAAGAGTGtttttttcatctatttcaatgaaatattttgtCTCCCACTCTCAATTATTGGTTCCTAACCAAAAGTGAAAGCAACGGCCATTTAGTGACTTAAAGAAGAGAATAACAATTACGGAAATGATAATGAGAATAAACAAGGTACTGATTTTGAGAAAATGCCAATAAACTCAGTTTTGGATTAAGATTGACTGGGCGGCCAGTGGTAAAAATGCTACAAGAATTGTCTAGAAACCAAGCATTATAAAACAGTGATCTCTATATTATAGGATGGTTTCATGATTTAGTGGCGGCAACAATTATTAATGAGCAAGGCTTGAATCTtcccttaatttttttaagtttggaACCAAAAGcacttgagaaaaaaattaatttgaattgcGGAAATATAGTCTTacaaaatgcaaaagaaatatgaaGATAAAAGTGTAAAACAAATGTTCTAAAACTTAGATGCAATATTGTGGTACCAATGATCCAGCGAAGTACTTTGAATGGAGGCTAAAGTTGAacaattttttagattttataattttgacgAGGACTAGAAGGTCCAAATAGCTAGCTTATTAGAATTTGAAGACTATGTCATGACTTGGCGGCACAAATATTGATAGACATTGGGCAAAACGAGAGGTCATGCGTGGTCTCTTGGTTATCCATAGTAGGTCTCTTAAATCTACACATTCTTTAGTTCCATTTGCCTATGATagtaataaaaattgttcaatcCAATAACAGTATTGACCTCTACAAAAACAACAGTATATTAAACATACATTTTTGCTTATGTTTACTAAAATTTGCTTGCTGAGGACACGTCATATCTAGAGAAAACTGTTGAGATCGTTATTCATGGTGAGCTTGGTGCATTAATCTTTTATCTTGGTTAAGCAATGTTGTTTTGTGGTCTTGTACCCTAAATTATATGCATTGAAATAAAGCCAACAGAATCTGCAAGACAATAGGAATCGAAATCCACAATAGGAACTACTACAATCACTGTAGCTTAGCAGAGACAATCCTCA
This genomic interval from Vigna radiata var. radiata cultivar VC1973A chromosome 8, Vradiata_ver6, whole genome shotgun sequence contains the following:
- the LOC106772526 gene encoding uncharacterized protein LOC106772526 — its product is MEIHLHQCYWYASKFLGHPVPPSHLSSSWRPFLLARPFSPSLVSCSSNNFPRWDSNAESFRPRNFTSNGPRGKEREEQEQGYGRKRRWWSDEEREFLEDEEEISSGIMEEAIDGVWFLQIFKSYGWTLPVILASWLLSSGPKAFLMALALPLGQSALALAFDKLWRQSESKPKRKNRTRRKPRRAKGTILEEEPAENQRTKTGYQSWVVEDNGSVDKGNQEAAQSFGGWDHLERSRPVKKSSFAMDGSPTIPTDGGRLSRRERKSDTPLLFRLLIAIFPFLGIWTKML